One window of Cryptococcus neoformans var. grubii H99 chromosome 11, complete sequence genomic DNA carries:
- a CDS encoding inositol-polyphosphate 5-phosphatase: MSVLQRRIPSLGTDPQLATWQPLFRHTHSVVAAHPCRVRAHYNPFLHASALLVASKAQQPDAAAVFIITAPEDGKQPDILYIIPIIPGFRHNLEQTPPSPSTSFFHQSAKPHITLFLSCQDTTVELRIAANQSAKVQKFVAELRKYSDLANNTLYPSSLTHAWIDLYPVNPPVDEDVDADEEPAVDSSKVIIADHGEKTENATIVTPPASNVTLAPTTPSLETPSPTTPTSTSTSKSPLDKPKVNTTTTIKQAEDLQPNPYLPTFSRTSFLRSRLFSSLPHWSSSVPIKIRTVSYNVNDKVPPKGTLELKGLVGGEDEEGSDLIVVGLQEADLRSQALLISQGNSRADSWETALFAGLGDKAGEYEKLVMTQYVGVVMIILVRKSLRPYISRVESSERGIGLLGFGGNKAGVAVRLKVHDTTLCFVNCHMAAFTSALDRRRQDYQILRLGLAFPRPLSSASLTSAPLSSSSTVSIPVPPTSSASSVSSGTLTSGAGTGTGTGAGESGVINESKEETKLEGEAERINPVFEEFWPEGKDKLLTLEDCNLLFWMGDLNFRVDLPDGEVRKLVENKDWPGMLVRDQLKNDIKEGKSFVGFEEAEITFPPTFKYVHGSSTLDTKRSPAYTDRILYSFPSPTSTSSTPLSPCIPLSVKKGGYTSHEELKWSDHRPVGCVFEVGVRKVDAEKRREGSRRAQKELDRLEEVWRPSLEIKVLPESRDAKADEEGNTKNEKEEMWEEDEGGIHFGEVRCREKKERRVRLRNGGKVPASWSFRKAGTGRDICKPFLWPFPSSGTVEPGEEMMLTIVLDVNEEWAAKLSLGEEDGNDVLVLQVDGGKDTFITVQSIFLPSIISLPLTFLSALPSPIRDLSLSERKSLFRSLRETAEKQPAASNENDEEAAVVGPTPFKPVKEIWTLLEYLMANPPSLSTWCRPSLYTSSFSSSASSAGIQTIMEHLNTLPSTTPLPPDVPHLIPPTLIYLLSSIPGGLLPESVQEQIERNGVEDRDAAFGVLEGVKMVSTNTLIGLVSVVRLCLGEVMGAQQGSAKIEEEEESQEHVVEQGRKVDEGSVKSASNLGTPSTPDSETQTTKKSIDRSNANSNNSTKLESVQESKDDTANPEPEGGALFELGDDEDEDDEGEVKGDAEDEEVAVDGNENKEVGRGVPEMENESKDASDEVKKEKEKKKEEDLKIKDEPTLSPAASIAITEPKADPKPSLQPAAELTPSKPKSKMKRAKSLIEEFLGEESPIVNDVSDDTGGDGIERRSGEVEIGGVPKDKLKKIDAEALETPKAQGRLPAGTADAGAATKEEEVSTTDKLVDVLCPAVFGRVQVSAVGRERRKKFIKLLLEG, encoded by the exons ATGTCCGTCTTGCAGAGGAGGATCCCCTCGCTGGGCACAGACCCCCAGCTCGCCACGTGGCAGCCCCTCTTTCGGCACACACACAGCGTCGTCGCAGCACATCCATGCCGCGTCCGCGCACATTAcaatcccttcctccacgcCAGCGCCCTTCTTGTGGCCAGCAAAGCACAGCAGCCAGACGCCGCTGC AGTATTCATCATCACAGCCCCCGAGGACGGCAAGCAGCCAGACATACTGTACATCATCCCGATCATACCCGGCTTCAGGCACAATCTCGAGCAGACCCCGCCTTCACCGTCaacctctttcttccaccaGAGTGCCAAGCCGC ACATCACGCTATTCTTGAGCTGCCAAGATACCACGGTTGAATTGCGAATTGCTGCGAACCAGTCGGCCAAAGTACAAAAGTTTGTCGCAGAGCTTCGAAAGTATAGCGACCTCGCGA ACAATACACTGTATCCATCCAGTCTGACCCATGCCTGGATCGATCTGTATCCCGTCAACCCACctgttgatgaggatgtcgaTGCCGATGAAGAGCCCGCTGTGGATTCGAGCAAGGTGATCATAGCTGATCACGGGGAGAAAACAGAGAACGCGACAATTGTCACTCCCCCTGCTTCCA ATGTTACTCTTGCGCCAACCACACCCTCTTTGGAGACCCCTTCTCCCACGACCCCCAcgtccacttccacctccaaatCCCCCCTTGACAAACCCAAAGTGaacaccaccaccaccatcaaaCAAGCCGAAGACCTCCAACCCAACCCCTACCTCCCCACATTCTCCCGTACATCCTTCCTTCGCTcccgcctcttctcctccctccctcaCTGGTCATCTTCTGTACCCATCAAAATCAGAACAGTGAGCTATAACGTCAATGACAAAGTCCCGCCCAAGGGGACATTGGAATTGAAGGGGTTGGTTGggggtgaagatgaggaggggaGTGATCTGATCGTCGTCGGGTTACAAGAAGCCG ATTTGAGAAGCCAAGCATTATTGATATCCCAAGGAAACAGCCGAGCAGATAGTTGGGAAACAGCGCTCTTTGCCGGACTCGGTGATAAAGCTGGCGAATACGAAAAG TTGGTAATGACTCAATACGTCGGAGTGGTGATGATCATCCTCGTCCGCAAGAGTTTAAGACCCTACATATCGAGGGTAGAGAGTAGTGAACGGGGAATAGGACTCTTGGGATTTGGTGGTAATAAAGCT GGTGTAGCTGTGAGGTTGAAAGTGCATGATACGACGTTGTGCTTCGTCAACTGCC ACATGGCAGCATTCACATCCGCCCTCGATCGTCGTCGACAAGACTACCAAATCCTTCGCTTGGGCCTCGCCTTTCCTCGACCTTTATCGAGCGCTTCCCTCACTTCTGCACCGCTTTCGAGCTCTTCAACCGTTTCTATTCCCGTCCCTCCAACCTCTTCTGCATCTTCCGTATCTTCTGGTACCCTTACTTCGGGTGCTGGAACTGGAACTGGAACGGGGGCTGGGGAGTCCGGTGTTATCAATGAAAGTAAAGAAGAGACCAAgttggaaggagaagcagaaagGATCAACCCCGTATTCGAAGAGTTTTGGCCAGAGGGAAAGGATAAATTGTTAACCCTCGAAGACTGTAATCTACTC TTTTGGATGGGCGACCTCAACTTCCGAGTGGATCTCCCCGATGGAGAAGTACGGAAATTGGTTGAGAATAAGGACTGGCCTGGCATGCTTGTCCGGGATCAG TTGAAGAATGATATCAAAGAAGGCAAATCGTTTGTTGGgtttgaagaagccgaGATTACTTTCCCACC TACATTCAAATACGTCCACGGATCTAGCACGCTCGACACCAAACGTTCTCCCGCTTACACCGACCGTATCCTCtactctttcccttcccccacttccacctcgtccacccctctttccccatgTATACCCCTCTCCGTCAAAAAGGGGGGATATACATCACACGAAGAACTGAAATGGTCGGACCACAGGCCTGTGGGCTGTGTTTTTGAAGTAGGAGTGAGGAAGGTGGATGCcgaaaagaggagagagggcTCAAGGCGGGCGCAAAAGGAGTTGGATAGGCTTGAGGAAGTTTGGAGGCCGAGTTTAGAGATTAAGGTTCTTCCGGAATCACGGGACGCAAAGGCGGACGAGGAGGGAAATACAAAAaacgagaaagaagagatgtgggaggaagatgagggaggGATACATTTTGGGGAAGTGAGGTGtagggaaaagaaggagaggagggtgaggttgaggaatgGGGGGAAAGTACCAGCCAGCTGGAGTTTCAGGAAAGCAGGTACTGGGAGAGATATAT GCAAACCATTTCTCTGGCcgttcccttcttccggcaCGGTGGAACCTGGTGAGGAGATGATGCTGACTATCGTTTTGGATGTGAATGAGGAGTGGGCCGCCAAGTTGAGtttgggagaggaagacgggAATGATGTCCTCGTTTTGCAGGTAGACGGGGGCAAGGATACC TTTATTACCGTCCAATCtattttccttccttcaatcatctctctccccctcACATTCCTCTCGgcgcttccttctcctatTCGAGACTTATCTCTGTCCGAACGCAAATCGCTTTTCCGTTCACTGCGCGAAACAGCTGAGAAACAGCCCGCAGCCAGCAATGAAAACGACGAGGAAGCGGCGGTTGTTGGCCCTACCCCATTCAAACCCGTCAAAGAAATTTGGACACTGCTCGAATATCTCATGGCAAAtccaccttctctttccacctGGTGCCGCCCCTCTCTCTACACGtcctcattttcttcctccgcttcttccgctGGTATCCAGACAATCATGGAACACCTCAACACCTTACCTTCTACCACCCCTCTCCCCCCTGATGTACCGCACCTCATCCCACCAACGCTGATCTACTTGCTTTCGTCCATCCCTGGAGGTCTCCTGCCAGAGAGTGTGCAAGAGCAGATCGAACGAAATGGTGTAGAAGATAGAGATGCGGCGTTCGGGGTGTTGGAAGGTgtgaagatggtgagcACGAATACGTTGATCGGGCTGGTGAGCGTCGTGAGGCTCTGTCTGGGAGAAGTAATGGGAGCGCAGCAAGGGAGTGCGAagattgaggaggaagaggagagtcAGGAGCATGTTGTAGAGCAAGGACGAAAAGTCGACGAGGGTAGCGTCAAATCAGCATCCAATCTTGGCACCCCATCTACACCCGATTCCGAAACGCAGACCACTAAAAAATCCATCGACCGTTCCAATGcaaacagcaacaacagcacCAAGCTCGAGTCTGTGCAAGAATCAAAGGATGATACCGCCAATCCCGAGCCAGAGGGTGGCGCTCTGTTTGAATtgggcgatgatgaggatgaagatgacgaaggTGAAGTAAAGGGAGAcgcagaggatgaagaggtaGCGGTGGATGGGAATGAAAACAAGGAGGTGGGACGCGGCGTGCCGGAAATGGAAAATGAAAGCAAGGATGCCTCGGATGaggtcaagaaggagaaggagaagaagaaggaagaggatctgaagatcaaggatgAACCGACTCTTTCACCGGCCGCATCTATCGCCATTACAGAACCAAAGGCTGACCCCAAACCCTCTCTTCAACCTGCCGCCGAGCTCACTCCTTCCAAACCCAAGTCCAAGATGAAACGAGCCAAATCCCTTATCGAAGAGTTTCTTGGGGAAGAATCGCCGATTGTGAATGATGTCAGCGATGATActggtggtgatggtaTTGAAAGAAGGAGTGGAGAAGTGGAGATTGGAGGTGTGCCGAAGGACAAGTTGAAGAAAATAGATGCAGAAGCTTTGGAGACTCCGAAAGCGCAGGGTCGTTTGCCCGCGGGTACGGCAGATGCTGGTGCTGCaaccaaggaagaagaggtcaGCACGACGGACAAACTCG TGGACGTGCTCTGCCCTGCCGTATTCGGTCGCGTACAAGTTTCGGCAGTTGGtagggaaaggagaaagaagttTATCAAGCTTTTGCTCGAGGGATAA
- a CDS encoding OTU domain-containing protein 6B — MPGSKRRALKKLLSPNHSPLAPDSPSADTTPTSALSPQPELPPATDDAAAAQAAAAGISPQELQDNAVLEDMHEREKEIGHASAPAGLGGVISPSSSSASTQETKSGGMYGGGMYANANGGGGGGKKKKSSRQRFEERQARKQEALLESTPPADPGWTAQLEKERQEEIKVISDACFALNRDLFEIAPDGHCMYAAIGDQLGLLGIIPAEEATNPRAIRRKAADYMLSHPDDFMPFLPSITGEDTPDATSDGMITPSGFAQYCKAVAETGEWGGEPEIQALSRAYEIPIHVIQRGPPTVVSHGGKDDSFGGGLTAEESSKQGERVVRISYHKRMYGLGEHYNSLRPVA; from the exons ATGCCAGGCTCAAAACGACGTGCGCTCAAGAAGCTCCTCTCCCCCAACCATTCACCCCTCGCACCCGACTCTCCTTCGGCCGACACTACACCTACCTCTGCCCTCTCCCCTCAACCCGAGTTACCTCCCGCCACCGACGACGCTGCCGCAGCTCAAGCTGCTGCGGCTGGGATAAGCCCACAGGAGTTACAGGATAATGCTGTTTTGGAGGACATGCatgagagagagaaggaaattggGCATGCAAGTGCGCCTGCCGGGTTGGGAGGGGTGATTTCACCGTCCTCATCGTCCGCCTCAACGCAGGAAACGAAGAGTGGAGGGATGTATGGAGGAGGGATGTATGCTAACGCTaatggtggtggaggtggcggaaagaagaaaaagtctAGTCGACAAAGATTCGAAGAGCGCCAA GCCCGTAAACAGGAAGCTCTCCTCGAATCTACTCCTCCCGCCGACCCCGGCTGGACGGCCCAACTCGAAAAAGAGCGCCAAGAAGAAATCAAAGTCATCTCCGACGCATGTTTCGCCCTCAACCGCGATCTATTCGAAATCGCACCGGATGGACATTGTATGTACGCTGCTATCGGAGACCAACTAGGATTACTAGGTATCATCCCTGCCGAGGAAGCTACCAACCCCCGGGCGATCAGGAGAAAGGCTGCGGACTATATGCTCTCCCACCCTGATGATTTTATGCCAttcctcccttccatcaCGGGCGAAGATACGCCCGATGCGACTTCGGACGGGATGATCACACCCTCTGGATTTGCGCAGTATTGTAAGGCTGTGGCGGAGACGGGCGAATGGGGAGGGGAACCGGAGATCCAAGCGTTGAGTAGAGCGTATGAGATACCGATCCATGTGATTCAGAGAGGACCGCCAACGGTGGTCTCGCATGGAGGGAAGGATGATTCATTTGGAGGTGGCTTGACGGCGGAAGAGAGTAGTAagcaaggagagagggTGGTGAGGATTAGTTATCATAAGCGAATGTACGGGTTGGGCGAG CATTATAACAGTCTCAGACCTGTCGCTTGA
- a CDS encoding short-chain dehydrogenase, giving the protein MLPRTVLSRFNRIPRPLSYRPRTLAPTVRPLSTSLPIFNSNSNSNSSSNTAPGRKIDDSEGKAERPKASHPTKHEPRPVSSGRPVAEHTKEDEKKRSGLPEQPDETVLSRMQAPQLFTLGERTIVITGGGRGLGLTVAQALLESGSNVVCLDLLPEPSEPQWSNAAKYAKQQGLRLEYVDLDVTNQDEVKRVFKQVFESAPSHAPVRGLFTSAGIQVMMPATSYDTAKFRKVIDVDLTGTFLCAQAFAKEWFERHPNIDGSAGVKGASIAMTGSMSGHIANLGIECAAYNASKAGVIQLAKNLALEWSRRGIRVNTLSPGYIRTALTAAQLDEKPELKDIWLKGSLVGRLSTPDEFRGPVVFLLSDASSYMTGADLLIDGGHCAT; this is encoded by the exons ATGTTACCTCGGACCGTTCTATCCCGCTTCAACCGCATCCCGCGACCACTTTCTTATCGCCCACGCACCCTCGCCCCGACTGTCCGACCGCTCTCTacatctcttcccatcttcaaCTCCAACTCCAACTCCAACTCCAGCTCCAACACCGCACCAGGACGAAAAATTGATGACAGCGAGGGAAAAGCGGAACGACCGAAAGCGTCCCATCCGACGAAACATGAGCCTCGTCCAGTGTCGTCTGGCCGGCCGGTAGCGGAGCATaccaaggaagatgagaagaaaCGGTCGGGATTGCCTGAGCAGCCTGATGAGA CCGTGCTGTCGAGAATGCAAGCGCCTCAATTGTTTACGCTTGGTGAACGGACCATCGTCATCACAGGTGGCGGCCGCGGCCTCGGCCTCACCGTCGCCCAAGCGCTCCTCGAATCCGGCTCCAACGTCGTCTGTCTCGACCTCTTACCCGAACCGTCCGAACCCCAATGGAGCAACGCCGCGAAATACGCAAAGCAGCAAGGTCTGAGACTCGAGTATGTCGATTTGGATGTGACCAACCAGGACGAGGTCAAGCGCGTTTTCAAGCAGGTATTCGAGTCTGCCCCGTCGCATGCCCCCGTACGGGGTCTCTTCACGTCGGCGGGGATTCAGGTCATGATGCCCGCTACGTCGTACGATACCGCCAAGTTTCGTAAAGTCATCGACGTCGATCTGACGGGTACGTTCCTCTGCGCCCAAGCGTTTGCAAAGGAATGGTTTGAACGACATCCGAATATCGATGGGTCAGCCGGAGTGAAGGGAGCGAGTATAGCGATGACGGGGAGTATGAGCGGGCATATTGCGAATTTGGGGATTGAATGTGCGGCGTATAATGCGAGTAAAGCGGGGGTTATACAGCTCGCGAAGAATTTGGCGCTCGAGTGGAGTAGGAGGGGTATCAGGGTGAAT ACACTGTCGCCAGGTTAT ATCAGGACAGCCCTTACAGCCGCTCAACTTGATGAAAAGCCCGAACTCAAGGATATCTGGCTTAAAGGATCGTTAGTCGGTCGACTCTCTACGCCTGATGAATTCCGAG gTCCGGTAGTGTTCCTGCTCTCTGACGCAAGTTCGTACATGACAGGTGCAGATCTCTTGATAGACGGGGGACATTGTGCGACATAA
- a CDS encoding prephenate dehydrogenase (NADP), which yields MSDEQSQPVVGIIGMGDMGRMYAKRLHAGGIKTIYVCDKPDCFDALKEEFKGTGIHVLRDGHAVSRLSTFIIYSVEAAALPAVVKEYGPSTRVGAVVAGQTSVKAPEREAFEKWLPEDVGITSVHSLHGPSVTTEGQPLIIIHHRGPEENVKMVENVFRSFKSRYVYLSYEEHDKVTANTQAVTHAAFLSMGTAWQKSSSYPWETTRYVSGIEVIKVNITLRIYSAKWHVYAGLALLNPSAKSQIQQYATSATELFKLMVEGRGEELEDRIWGAREEVFGWRRGEEAGEGDEARAPILLSEDVLDQFSLGKATEAQSRESPNSHLSLLAMVDCWAKLGIRPYEHLDVAGTPVFMLWIGVAEYLFRSPALLSAALRAALSDRVHRPDDVEFVVAARGWSECVDVGNFGWYRRRFEETSNFFAPRFDEATKLGGKMIKAIQDGMRGR from the exons ATGTCAGACGAACAATCTCAGCCGGTGGTAGGCATCATCGGTATGGGTGAT ATGGGGCGGATGTATGCAAAACGATTACATGCGGGCGGCATCAAGAC TATCTACGTGTGTGACAAACCCGACTGTTTCGATGCGCTCAAAGAAGAATTCAAAGGCACCGGCATCCACGTCCTGCGTGACGGCCACGCAGTCTCCCGTCTTTCCACATTCATCATTTATTCCGTCGAAGCTGCTGCCTTGCCGGCTGTCGTGAAAGAGTATGGACCTTCGACTCGGGTGGGCGCGGTGGTAGCTGGGCAGACGAGTGTGAAGGCCCCGGAGAGGGAAGCGTTTGAAAAGTGGTTACCGGAGGATGTGGGAATTACGAGTGTGCATAGTTTGCATGGGCCGAGTGTGACGACTGAGGGCCAGCCGCTT ATTATCATACATCATAGAGGTCCTGAAGAGAATGTGAAGATGGTTGAAAATGTGTTTAGATCATTCAAGAGTCGATACGTTTATCTGAGTTACGAAGAGCATGACAAGGTGACTGCCAATACTCAGGCTGTGACGCATGCCGCTTTCCTCAG tatGGGTACAGCATGGCAGAAATCCTCATCTTACCCATGGGAAACGACGCGCTACGTTTCCGGTATCGAAGTTATCAAAGTCAACATCACGCTCCGTATCTACTCTGCCAAATGGCACGTCTACGCCGGTCTTGCGCTGTTGAACCCTTCGGCCAAATCCCAGATCCAGCAGTACGCTACGTCCGCCACCGAGTTGTTCAAGCTCATGGTGGAAGGCCGGGGggaggagttggaagaCCGTATATGGGGCgcgagggaagaagtgtttgggtggagaagaggggaagaagcgggGGAAGGTGATGAGGCTCGTGCTCCGATATTATTGAGTGAAGATGTGCTTGATCAGTTTTCGTTGGGAAAGGCGACAGAGGCGCAGTCGAGGGAGAGCCCGAATAGTCATTTGAGTCTTTTGGCGATGGTGGATTGCTGGGCAAAACTTGGAATACGGCCGTATGAGCACTTGGATGTGGCTGGTACGCCAGTGTTTATGCTCTGGATCG GTGTCGCCGAGTACCTTTTCCGCTCTCCCGCTCTCCTTTCTGCCGCCCTTCGCGCCGCTCTCTCCGACCGGGTCCATCGTCCTGATGACGTCGAGTTTGTCGTCGCCGCGAGGGGGTGGAGTGAATGCGTAGATGTTGGCAACTTTGGTTGGTACAGACGGAGATTTGAGGAGACGTCTAATTTCTTTGCGCCGAGGTTTGACGAGGCGACCAAGTTGGgtgggaagatgatcaaGGCTATTCAGGATGGGATGAGGGGGAGGTAG
- a CDS encoding protein N-terminal amidase, whose product MSTSQTPTLPPSKPSSPAPLYRRTPLKIGCVQYDVKLGRVKENAAKVEELTKWMKPGQVDLLVLPEMCLSGYVFNSPISILPYLEAPRIGPTSLLARALATRLGCHVIAGYPEVIPSSDPPASSPTKIADTAPKELEGEGIGVGYNSAVIVSPTGEVVGNYRKTFRFETDKNWAREGDGFQYFDLSEPLGRVALGICMDLNPKDFIAPWDAFELANFCRDNAVDMLVIPMNWLSPPAEPPTTTPASGGEPSHPEEPPEDPEAPSESNLNYWAARLVPLHDPTPRYSTAPSTSTSTPIPGSGSGKDGEGKEVVFVACNRIGEEEGTKFIGTSCVMTVSNTPSRIELIECCNISEERVMIAMV is encoded by the exons ATGAGTACCTCACAAACAcccacccttcctccttcgaAACCCTCTTCCCCAGCTCCCCTCTATCGTCGGACACCTCTGAAAATCGGATGTGTTCAATACGACGTCAAA TTGGGGAGGGTGAAAGAAAACGCTGCCAAAGTTGAAGAGCTTACAAAATG GATGAAACCCGGTCAGGTAGATCTTCTTGTTCTACCAGAAATGTGTCTCTCCGGCTACGTCTTCAATAGCCCCATCTCGATCTTGCCGTACCTCGAAGCCCCCCGAATTGGACCTACATCGCTCCTTGCAAGGGCATTAGCGACAAGATTAGGATGTCATGTTATTGCTGGATACCCCGAGGTAATCCCTTCATCTGACCCACCCGCTTCTTCACCAACCAAAATTGCCGACACAGCTCCAAAAGAAttggaaggcgaagggATAGGTGTAGGGTACAACTCGGCGGTAATAGTGTCCCCTACTGGGGAAGTGGTGGGTAACTATAGGAAGACGTTCAGGTTCGAGACAGATAAGAATTGGGCAagggagggagatggattTCAGTATTTTGATTTGTCCGAGCCGTTGGGAAGGGTTGCACTTGGTATTTGTATGG ACCTCAATCCCAAGGATTTCATCG CACCATGGGACGCATTCGAGCTTGCCAACTTTTGTCGAGACAACGCAGTTGACATGCTCGTCATACCTATGAACTGGCTCTCCCCGCCCGCCGAGCCTCCTACTACCACCCCCGCATCCGGTGGTGAACCATCCCACCCAGAGGAACCACCCGAAGACCCGGAAGCACCATCAGAGTCAAACTTGAATTATTGGGCGGCGAGGCTCGTGCCGCTACATGATCCTACACCTAGATATTCCACTGCTCCTTCTACGTCTACATCTACGCCTATTCCTGGGTCTGGGTctgggaaggatggtgaagggaaggaagttgTTTTTGTGGCGTGTAACAGgattggagaggaagaag GCACAAAATTTATAGGAACAAGCTGCGTCATGACTGTTTCTAACACACCTTCCCGGATCGAATTGATAGAGTGCTGTAATATTTCGGAGGAGAGGGTTATGATTGCGATGGTTTAA
- a CDS encoding V-type proton ATPase proteolipid subunit, protein MSTVAELCPVYAPFFGAMGCTSAIVFTCIGAAYGTAKSGVGISAMAVLRPDLMMKCAIPVVMAGIIGIYGLVVSVLISGNLASPMPLYTGFIQLGAGLSVGLAGLAAGFAIGIVGDAGVRGTAQQPRLFVGMILILIFAEVLGLYGLIVALILNTNSAVDYTCSIAA, encoded by the exons ATGTCCACCGTCGCAGAGCTTTGTCCCGTCTATGCCCCCTTCTTCGGCGCCATGGGCTGCACCTCCGCCATCGTATTCACCTGTATTGGCGCAGC CTACGGAACAGCCAAGTCTGGTGTCGGCATCTCCGCCATGGCCGTCCTCCGCCCAGACCTCATGATGAAGTGTGCCATCCCCGTCGTCATGGCCGGTATCATCGGTATC TACGGTCTCGTCGTCTCTGTCCTCATCTCCGGTAACC TCGCCTCCCCCATGCCCCTCTACACCGGCTTCATCCAACTCGGCGCCGGTCTCTCGGTCGGTCTCGCCGGTCTCGCCGCCGGCTTTGCGATCGGTATCGTCGGTGATGCCGGTGTCAGGGGTACGGCCCAGCAGCCCAGGTTGTTTGTCGGCATG ATCCTTATCCTCATTTTCGCCGAAGTTCTTGGTCTTTACGGACTCATCGTCGCGCTCATCTTGAACACCAACTCTGCTGTTGACTATACC TGCTCTATCGCGGCTTAA